Proteins co-encoded in one Rhopalosiphum maidis isolate BTI-1 chromosome 2, ASM367621v3, whole genome shotgun sequence genomic window:
- the LOC113552607 gene encoding uncharacterized protein LOC113552607 — protein MHLCLKFNTVSAKLTDIIISRYTVVMFQVTSVLLILLQSITSRPIPINSEEYLHPAKNNVDGFYSAPPCGEGRFRDPLEILGVKFPESKIKHLCKANLYMYADSISDVNFPPDAVKLCASVCKCYQESMYIGPSVNVTLINSNCDYTGDTIIVEHSANETHAARCPNLSTTCVCSYNVRCNHNTRLMKYTLMANERGYLKVMVADCGASACVT, from the exons ATGCATTTGTG tttaaagtttaatactgTGAGCGCTAAACTAacggatataattatttcaagatATACAGTAGTGATGTTCCAAGTAACTTCAGTACTACTAATTCTGCTTCAGTCAATTACCAGTCGACCAATCCCTATAAATA GCGAAGAATATTTGCATCCGGCAAAAAACAATGTAGACGGATTTTACAGTGCTCCGCCGTGCGGAGAAGGACGATTTCGAGATCCGCTTGAAATCTTGG GCGTTAAATTTCCGGAATCGAAAATCAAACATTTGTGTAAGGCTAACTTGTACATGTACGCCGATTCGATTTCGGACGTAAATTTTCCGCCAGACGCCGTTAAGCTTTGTGCGTCTGTCTGTAAATGTTATCAAGAGTCGATGTACATCGGACCATCAGTAAACGTAACGTTAATAAACTCCAATTGCGACTACACCGGTGATACAATCATCGTAGAACATTCGGCGAACGAAACTCACGCGGCCAGGTGTCCGAACCTGAGCACCACGTGCGTATGCTCGTACAACGTCCGGTGCAACCACAACACGAGACTAATGAAATACACGTTGATGGCTAACGAACGAGGGTATCTCAAAGTAATGGTAGCAGACTGTGGAGCATCCGCATGTGTCACTTGA
- the LOC113551570 gene encoding UPF0518 protein AGAP011705 isoform X2 → MSWFKRNKGIEKTDDLDLSACFDSFNKHWQQTFEIIDRFQTAKGVIKNDDIVAVINHLNQLIKLLLLDIQSAKSTNQSRCLEYFLKNQLLGKLYSWSLKTDKFKNYLKLEQLKVYGVLFSELRGHQLFSDDSILNPLILILNSYDGDCLSVEIEKHLVTVLRQFCVVLSHQPNILCNILKENTKNSKCVILSLLMAFIHRDGSIGEEARDALLIFVSLSRQNDTLANIITSKSNVSPVLATGLSGLYSVLPRKLDFENDCYRLSPKNIENVPELNNFLASVELCNAVAKICHKTVYDQLLDYLYHGFLLPVVGPALMQVAEEEVATATVYLDLLLRSVTHPGLLQTFVKFVLCERFEKIKIIELLINRINNKSFKVCIATLALMETILDLNCEDVMLELVFKYLVPCTHIMLSQRSRIKQVDSYCKSADIFLSLIPDVFKYRNVNSQTLYSEYRAYLNCARIKIAECAMETKHWTYLYDGENPSHAIVETKTNEVENDQNSILSADDSSSGYESFKAVKDIDKMLGNDESCRPADEILSITSSPCGSDSPTCFIRQTTFKTKESFTQYPCLGPFLEALFSNLENFPEQDFRINLRLTAVMTRLSMYNKPLIQSLLLNHSMIFQPCIRSLFQILRSLKQTIETKLSSRMEKVIEAETFLIERENKLCNTQCNRSVSEKIPEAFSRGETKRRSISVTFGAMFRRNSGNKEAILESTSNGYRYYKENETESLDLPINAIILAEWLKELSAICQEHTIS, encoded by the exons ATGAGTTGGTTTAAACGAAATAAAGGAATTGAAAAAACTGACGATCTTGATTTGTCTGCATGTTttgatagttttaataaacattggcAACAAACCTTTGAAATAATTGATCGATTTCAA acTGCAAAAGGCGTTATTAAGAATGATGATATTGTAGctgttataaatcatttaaatcaattaataaaactattgttaCTGGATATACAATCAGCCAAATCTACCAATCAGTCAAGATGtcttgaatactttttgaaaaaccaaTTGCttggaaaattatattcatggaGCTTAAAAACAGACAA attcaaaaattatttaaaattagaacaaCTTAAAGTTTATGGAGTTCTTTTTTCGGAACTTCGAGGACATCAATTGTTTTCTGATGATTCTATATTAAatcctttaatattaatattaaactcatATGATGGCGATTGCTTATCTGtagaaattgaaaaacacTTGGTTACAGTTTTAAGACAATTTTGTGTGGTTCTTTCTCATCAACCAAATATATTGTGCAACATCTTAAAAGAAAACActaaaaattcaaa atgtgttatattgtcattattgATGGCATTTATTCACCGCGATGGATCAATTGGCGAAGAAGCTCGTGATGCcttattgatatttgtatCATTATCTCGTCAAAATGATACATTAGCTAATATCATAACATCTAAATCAAATGTGAGTCCTGTATTGGCAACTGGTTTAAGTGGTCTATATTCAGTGTTGCCTcgaaaattagattttgaaaatgattgcTACAGACTCAgcccaaaaaatattgaaaatgtaccagaactaaataattttttagcttCAGTAGAACTATGTAATGCTGTTGCTAAAATTTGTCACAAAACTGTGTATGATCAACTTTTGGATTACTTATATCATGGATTCCTTCTACCTGTTGTCGGGCCAGCACTAATGcag GTAGCAGAAGAAGAAGTAGCTACAGCAAcagtatatttagatttactaCTTCGTAGTGTCACTCATCCAGGACTTCTGCaaacatttgtaaaatttgtgCTGTGTGaaagatttgaaaaaataaaaattatcgaaTTACTCATCAAtcgaattaataacaaatcttTTAAG GTTTGTATTGCCACACTTGCTTTGATGGAAACAATTTTAGACTTGAATTGTGAAGATGTTATGTTGGAACTAGTATTCAAGTATTTAGTGCCTTGCACACACATAATGCTTAGTCAACGTTCACGTATTAAACAAGTAGATTCATATTGTAAATCAGCTGACATATTTTTGTCCTTAATACCGGATGTCTTCAA atatagaAATGTTAATTCTCAAACTTTATACTCTGAATACCGAGCTTACTTGAATTGTGCACGAATTAAGATAGCCGAATGTGCTATGGAAACTAAACACTGgacatatttatatgatggAGAAAATCCATCTCACgcaatag ttGAAACTAAAACAAATGAAGTGGAAAATGATCAAAATAGCATATTATCAGCTGATGATAGTTCAAGTGGATATGAAAGTTTCAAAGCTGTGAAAGACATTGACAA aatgCTCGGAAATGATGAGAGTTGTAGACCTGCTGATGAAATTTTATCAATCACTTCTTCACCGTGTGGAAGTGATTCACCTACATGCTTTATAAGACAGACAACATTTAAGacaaaagaatcatttacgcAATACCCTTGTTTGG gtccATTTCTCGAGGCGCTATTTTCAAATCTTGAAAATTTCCCTGAACAAGATTTTCGGATAAATCTACGTCTGACTGCCGTCATGACCCGTCTGTCTATGTACAACAAACCTTTAATTCAATCGTTGTTACTAAATCATTCTATGATCTTCCAGCCGTGCATACGTTCTCTGTTTCAA atattgcgTTCTTTAAAACAGACTATAGAAACCAAATTAAGTAGTCGTATGGAAAAAGTTATAGAagctgaaacatttttaatcgaaCGAGAAAATAAACTATGCAATACTCAATGCAATCGTTCTGTCAGTGAAAAGATTCCTGAAGCATTTTCTAgag GGGAAACCAAACGGCGTAGCATATCAGTAACTTTTGGAGCAATGTTTAGAAGAAATTCTGGTAACAAGGAAGCCATATTAGAATCCACAAGTAATGGTTACAG GTATTATAAAGAAAACGAAACTGAGTCCTTAGACTTGccaataaatgcaataattcTAGCAGAATGGTTAAAGGAATTGTCGGCCATTTGTCAAGAACACACAATTAGTTAG
- the LOC113551570 gene encoding UPF0518 protein GG24907 isoform X1: MSWFKRNKGIEKTDDLDLSACFDSFNKHWQQTFEIIDRFQTAKGVIKNDDIVAVINHLNQLIKLLLLDIQSAKSTNQSRCLEYFLKNQLLGKLYSWSLKTDKFKNYLKLEQLKVYGVLFSELRGHQLFSDDSILNPLILILNSYDGDCLSVEIEKHLVTVLRQFCVVLSHQPNILCNILKENTKNSKCVILSLLMAFIHRDGSIGEEARDALLIFVSLSRQNDTLANIITSKSNVSPVLATGLSGLYSVLPRKLDFENDCYRLSPKNIENVPELNNFLASVELCNAVAKICHKTVYDQLLDYLYHGFLLPVVGPALMQDFENNCGINTHLSRVAEEEVATATVYLDLLLRSVTHPGLLQTFVKFVLCERFEKIKIIELLINRINNKSFKVCIATLALMETILDLNCEDVMLELVFKYLVPCTHIMLSQRSRIKQVDSYCKSADIFLSLIPDVFKYRNVNSQTLYSEYRAYLNCARIKIAECAMETKHWTYLYDGENPSHAIVETKTNEVENDQNSILSADDSSSGYESFKAVKDIDKMLGNDESCRPADEILSITSSPCGSDSPTCFIRQTTFKTKESFTQYPCLGPFLEALFSNLENFPEQDFRINLRLTAVMTRLSMYNKPLIQSLLLNHSMIFQPCIRSLFQILRSLKQTIETKLSSRMEKVIEAETFLIERENKLCNTQCNRSVSEKIPEAFSRGETKRRSISVTFGAMFRRNSGNKEAILESTSNGYRYYKENETESLDLPINAIILAEWLKELSAICQEHTIS; encoded by the exons ATGAGTTGGTTTAAACGAAATAAAGGAATTGAAAAAACTGACGATCTTGATTTGTCTGCATGTTttgatagttttaataaacattggcAACAAACCTTTGAAATAATTGATCGATTTCAA acTGCAAAAGGCGTTATTAAGAATGATGATATTGTAGctgttataaatcatttaaatcaattaataaaactattgttaCTGGATATACAATCAGCCAAATCTACCAATCAGTCAAGATGtcttgaatactttttgaaaaaccaaTTGCttggaaaattatattcatggaGCTTAAAAACAGACAA attcaaaaattatttaaaattagaacaaCTTAAAGTTTATGGAGTTCTTTTTTCGGAACTTCGAGGACATCAATTGTTTTCTGATGATTCTATATTAAatcctttaatattaatattaaactcatATGATGGCGATTGCTTATCTGtagaaattgaaaaacacTTGGTTACAGTTTTAAGACAATTTTGTGTGGTTCTTTCTCATCAACCAAATATATTGTGCAACATCTTAAAAGAAAACActaaaaattcaaa atgtgttatattgtcattattgATGGCATTTATTCACCGCGATGGATCAATTGGCGAAGAAGCTCGTGATGCcttattgatatttgtatCATTATCTCGTCAAAATGATACATTAGCTAATATCATAACATCTAAATCAAATGTGAGTCCTGTATTGGCAACTGGTTTAAGTGGTCTATATTCAGTGTTGCCTcgaaaattagattttgaaaatgattgcTACAGACTCAgcccaaaaaatattgaaaatgtaccagaactaaataattttttagcttCAGTAGAACTATGTAATGCTGTTGCTAAAATTTGTCACAAAACTGTGTATGATCAACTTTTGGATTACTTATATCATGGATTCCTTCTACCTGTTGTCGGGCCAGCACTAATGcag GACTTTGAAAATAACTGCGGTATCAATACACATTTATCGCgg GTAGCAGAAGAAGAAGTAGCTACAGCAAcagtatatttagatttactaCTTCGTAGTGTCACTCATCCAGGACTTCTGCaaacatttgtaaaatttgtgCTGTGTGaaagatttgaaaaaataaaaattatcgaaTTACTCATCAAtcgaattaataacaaatcttTTAAG GTTTGTATTGCCACACTTGCTTTGATGGAAACAATTTTAGACTTGAATTGTGAAGATGTTATGTTGGAACTAGTATTCAAGTATTTAGTGCCTTGCACACACATAATGCTTAGTCAACGTTCACGTATTAAACAAGTAGATTCATATTGTAAATCAGCTGACATATTTTTGTCCTTAATACCGGATGTCTTCAA atatagaAATGTTAATTCTCAAACTTTATACTCTGAATACCGAGCTTACTTGAATTGTGCACGAATTAAGATAGCCGAATGTGCTATGGAAACTAAACACTGgacatatttatatgatggAGAAAATCCATCTCACgcaatag ttGAAACTAAAACAAATGAAGTGGAAAATGATCAAAATAGCATATTATCAGCTGATGATAGTTCAAGTGGATATGAAAGTTTCAAAGCTGTGAAAGACATTGACAA aatgCTCGGAAATGATGAGAGTTGTAGACCTGCTGATGAAATTTTATCAATCACTTCTTCACCGTGTGGAAGTGATTCACCTACATGCTTTATAAGACAGACAACATTTAAGacaaaagaatcatttacgcAATACCCTTGTTTGG gtccATTTCTCGAGGCGCTATTTTCAAATCTTGAAAATTTCCCTGAACAAGATTTTCGGATAAATCTACGTCTGACTGCCGTCATGACCCGTCTGTCTATGTACAACAAACCTTTAATTCAATCGTTGTTACTAAATCATTCTATGATCTTCCAGCCGTGCATACGTTCTCTGTTTCAA atattgcgTTCTTTAAAACAGACTATAGAAACCAAATTAAGTAGTCGTATGGAAAAAGTTATAGAagctgaaacatttttaatcgaaCGAGAAAATAAACTATGCAATACTCAATGCAATCGTTCTGTCAGTGAAAAGATTCCTGAAGCATTTTCTAgag GGGAAACCAAACGGCGTAGCATATCAGTAACTTTTGGAGCAATGTTTAGAAGAAATTCTGGTAACAAGGAAGCCATATTAGAATCCACAAGTAATGGTTACAG GTATTATAAAGAAAACGAAACTGAGTCCTTAGACTTGccaataaatgcaataattcTAGCAGAATGGTTAAAGGAATTGTCGGCCATTTGTCAAGAACACACAATTAGTTAG